One genomic segment of Pseudomonas chlororaphis subsp. aurantiaca includes these proteins:
- a CDS encoding FKBP-type peptidyl-prolyl cis-trans isomerase, which yields MSRYLFLSLYVLLPLAQAAEDSQKNDAHDLAYSLGASLGERLRQEVPDLQIQALVEGLKQAYQGKPLALKDERIEQILAQHEAQVGEQANKPRIEVALENEQRFLSAEKAKPGVRELENGILLTELTPGNGVRPGANGSVQVRYIGRLPDGTVFDQNQQPQWFRLDSVIAGWRSALQQMPTGAKWRLVIPSAQAYGADGAGDLIAPYTPLVFEIELLGATG from the coding sequence ATGTCGCGTTACCTTTTTTTATCCTTGTATGTGTTGTTGCCACTGGCTCAGGCCGCCGAAGATTCGCAGAAAAACGATGCCCACGATCTCGCCTACAGCCTGGGCGCCAGCCTCGGCGAACGCCTGCGCCAGGAGGTGCCTGACCTGCAGATCCAGGCATTGGTGGAAGGCTTGAAACAGGCCTACCAAGGCAAGCCTCTGGCACTCAAGGACGAGCGCATCGAACAGATCCTCGCCCAGCATGAGGCACAGGTCGGCGAACAAGCGAACAAGCCGCGAATCGAGGTGGCACTGGAAAACGAACAGCGTTTTCTCTCGGCCGAAAAAGCCAAGCCGGGCGTACGCGAACTGGAGAACGGCATCCTGCTGACCGAGCTGACACCCGGCAACGGAGTACGGCCGGGAGCCAATGGTTCGGTACAGGTTCGCTACATCGGACGCCTGCCTGACGGCACGGTGTTCGATCAGAATCAGCAGCCGCAGTGGTTCCGCCTGGACAGTGTGATTGCCGGATGGCGCAGCGCGTTGCAGCAGATGCCGACCGGGGCAAAGTGGCGCCTGGTGATTCCTTCGGCCCAGGCTTACGGCGCCGATGGCGCGGGCGACCTGATCGCGCCTTACACACCCCTGGTGTTTGAAATCGAGCTGCTGGGGGCTACCGGTTAA
- a CDS encoding TIGR02647 family protein: MSYTPELVAELEILALFNLDSSQEGLKIHQTAAPQAIAAARRLFEKELITQPDGGYLTSLGRDAAEHAQGLLTILTVKEAA; the protein is encoded by the coding sequence ATGTCGTATACCCCTGAGTTGGTTGCCGAACTGGAAATCCTTGCACTCTTCAACCTGGACAGTTCCCAGGAAGGCCTGAAAATCCATCAGACCGCTGCCCCCCAAGCTATCGCCGCCGCACGACGCCTGTTCGAGAAAGAACTCATTACCCAGCCCGATGGTGGTTACCTGACCAGCCTGGGCCGCGATGCCGCCGAGCATGCCCAAGGCCTGCTGACCATTCTGACGGTCAAAGAAGCCGCCTGA
- a CDS encoding glutathione S-transferase family protein, which translates to MFKLYGFAVSNYYNMVKLALLEKGLPFEEVPFYAGQSPEALTISPRGKVPVLGVEQGVINETSVILEYLETQPGPALLPSDPFERAQVLALAKEIELYIELPARACYGEAFFGTAVPEAIKEKSRNELVLGFASLARHGKFAPYVAGSSLSVADLYFLYSVSLACAVGQKLFGVDLLAEMPAAKALMARLEQMPNVQRVAADKDAAMPQFLAMIASKK; encoded by the coding sequence ATGTTCAAGCTTTATGGATTCGCCGTCAGCAATTACTACAACATGGTGAAACTGGCATTGCTGGAAAAAGGTCTGCCTTTCGAAGAAGTGCCGTTCTACGCCGGGCAAAGCCCTGAGGCGTTGACCATCAGTCCACGCGGCAAGGTGCCGGTGCTGGGGGTGGAGCAGGGTGTTATCAATGAAACCAGCGTGATCCTCGAATACCTCGAAACCCAGCCGGGCCCGGCGCTGCTGCCAAGCGATCCGTTCGAGCGTGCCCAGGTGCTGGCGCTGGCCAAGGAGATCGAGCTTTACATCGAGTTGCCGGCGCGGGCCTGTTACGGCGAGGCGTTCTTTGGCACAGCGGTCCCCGAGGCCATCAAGGAAAAATCCCGCAATGAGCTGGTGCTGGGGTTCGCCTCGCTGGCCAGGCACGGCAAGTTTGCCCCTTATGTGGCGGGCAGCAGCCTGAGCGTGGCGGATCTGTATTTCCTGTACAGCGTGAGCCTGGCCTGTGCGGTAGGGCAGAAACTATTCGGTGTGGATTTGCTGGCCGAGATGCCGGCGGCCAAGGCCTTGATGGCGCGGCTGGAGCAGATGCCCAACGTGCAGCGGGTTGCGGCGGACAAGGACGCGGCGATGCCGCAGTTCCTGGCGATGATTGCCAGCAAGAAGTAG
- the hemC gene encoding hydroxymethylbilane synthase encodes MSSREIRIATRKSALALWQAEYVKARLEAAHPGLIVTLVPMVSRGDKLLDSPLSKIGGKGLFVKELETALLENEADIAVHSMKDVPMDFPEGLGLFCICEREDPRDAFVSNTYSSLDDLPAGSVVGTSSLRRQAQLLARRPDLQIRFLRGNVNTRLAKLDAGEYDAIILAAAGLIRLGFEDRISSSISVDDSLPAGGQGAVGIECRTADSEIHKLLAPLHHADTADRVTAERALNKHLNGGCQVPIACYAVLEGDQLWLRGLVGEPSGGVLLSAEARAPRSAAAALGVQVAEDLLAQGADNILRAVYGEAGEE; translated from the coding sequence ATGTCCTCTCGCGAAATCCGCATCGCTACCCGCAAAAGTGCCTTGGCCTTGTGGCAAGCCGAATACGTCAAAGCTCGTCTGGAAGCCGCTCACCCGGGGTTGATCGTGACGCTGGTGCCTATGGTCAGTCGTGGCGACAAGCTGCTCGACTCGCCGTTGTCGAAAATCGGCGGCAAGGGGCTGTTCGTCAAGGAGCTGGAAACCGCGCTGTTGGAAAACGAAGCGGATATCGCCGTGCACTCGATGAAAGACGTGCCGATGGACTTTCCCGAAGGCTTGGGCCTGTTCTGCATCTGCGAGCGCGAAGACCCGCGCGATGCCTTTGTCTCCAATACCTACTCCAGCCTCGACGACCTGCCCGCGGGCAGCGTGGTGGGCACCTCCAGCCTGCGTCGCCAGGCGCAGCTGCTGGCTCGTCGTCCGGACCTGCAGATCCGCTTCCTGCGCGGCAACGTCAACACTCGCCTGGCCAAGCTCGACGCCGGTGAGTACGACGCCATTATCCTGGCTGCTGCGGGCTTGATTCGTCTTGGCTTCGAAGATCGCATCAGCTCTTCGATCAGCGTCGACGACAGCCTTCCGGCTGGCGGCCAGGGCGCGGTAGGCATCGAGTGCCGTACGGCCGACAGCGAGATCCACAAGCTGCTGGCGCCGCTGCATCATGCCGATACGGCGGATCGGGTCACCGCCGAGCGGGCCCTCAACAAGCATCTGAATGGTGGCTGCCAAGTGCCTATCGCCTGCTATGCGGTGCTCGAAGGCGATCAGCTGTGGTTGCGCGGCCTGGTCGGCGAACCGAGCGGCGGCGTGCTGCTCAGCGCCGAGGCGCGTGCTCCACGTAGCGCGGCGGCGGCGCTTGGTGTGCAGGTTGCGGAGGATCTGCTGGCCCAGGGCGCCGACAATATTCTGCGCGCGGTCTATGGCGAGGCTGGCGAAGAGTGA
- the rsd gene encoding sigma D regulator yields MLESCQNAQERWGGVHLLIDRWLQERHELVRAYDALGAEPEMLAENRQPLQEFCGILVDYVSAGHFEIYEQLTGEAKAFNDKRGLELAETIYPRIDVITEKLLAFNDLCDEGKCVAEKFKELGGLLHERFELEDCLIEVLHNAHKEEAAVQA; encoded by the coding sequence ATGCTCGAAAGTTGTCAGAATGCTCAGGAACGCTGGGGTGGAGTGCATCTGCTGATCGATCGCTGGTTGCAGGAGCGTCACGAACTGGTTCGGGCCTATGATGCTCTCGGTGCAGAGCCTGAGATGCTGGCTGAAAATCGACAGCCGCTGCAGGAGTTCTGTGGAATCCTGGTGGACTACGTCTCCGCCGGCCACTTTGAAATCTACGAGCAGCTGACTGGCGAGGCCAAGGCTTTCAACGACAAGCGCGGGCTCGAACTGGCCGAAACCATTTATCCTCGGATCGATGTCATCACTGAAAAGCTGCTGGCGTTCAACGATCTGTGCGACGAAGGAAAGTGCGTGGCGGAGAAGTTCAAGGAGCTGGGCGGTCTGCTGCATGAGCGCTTCGAGCTGGAAGATTGCCTGATCGAAGTGCTGCACAACGCTCACAAGGAAGAGGCCGCCGTTCAGGCCTGA
- a CDS encoding heme biosynthesis protein HemY encodes MKRLYVILFLVIAASGLLGLAIAEHSGYILIAYDSFRYESSLWATLALVAVIWLVIWGIKALIELVMASSGVVNPWSRRNRSRRVQIAIEQGQMDLAEGRWASAQKHLHRAAEAERQPLLYYLGAARAANELGNYEQCDSLLERALERQPQAELAVALSHAQLQTDRGDTEGALSTLQAMHERHPHSVQALRQLQRLQQQRGDWSAVIRLLPELRKDKVLPANELAELERRAWGENLTLAAHREEDGAVGLQSLNRAWQQLTAAQRQEPQLVLAYAEQLRQLGAEAEAEEVLRVALKRKYDSHLARLYGLLRGSDPARQLQFAEQWLKDHPNDPSLLLTLGRLCLQTSLWGKARDYLESSLRLQRNPEACAELARLLAQLGDTERSNQLFQEGLGLLDERLLASPLPVPARV; translated from the coding sequence ATGAAGCGCCTGTACGTGATTCTGTTCCTGGTGATCGCCGCCTCGGGATTGCTGGGGTTGGCGATCGCCGAGCATTCCGGGTACATCCTGATTGCCTACGACAGCTTCCGTTATGAGTCGAGCCTGTGGGCGACCCTGGCACTGGTCGCGGTGATCTGGCTGGTGATCTGGGGTATCAAGGCGTTGATCGAACTGGTGATGGCCTCCAGCGGCGTGGTCAACCCCTGGTCGCGGCGCAACCGCAGCCGTCGCGTACAGATCGCCATCGAGCAAGGCCAGATGGATCTTGCCGAAGGCCGCTGGGCCAGCGCCCAGAAGCATTTGCATCGTGCCGCGGAAGCCGAGCGCCAGCCTCTCCTTTACTACCTCGGCGCGGCGCGGGCGGCGAACGAGCTGGGAAATTACGAGCAGTGCGACAGCCTGCTGGAGCGTGCCCTCGAGCGGCAGCCCCAGGCCGAGCTGGCGGTGGCCTTGAGTCATGCCCAGTTGCAGACCGATCGCGGTGATACCGAAGGCGCCCTGAGCACCCTGCAAGCCATGCACGAGCGGCACCCGCACAGTGTCCAGGCGCTGCGGCAGTTGCAGCGTCTGCAACAGCAGCGGGGCGACTGGTCGGCGGTGATTCGCCTGCTGCCCGAACTGCGCAAGGACAAGGTCCTGCCCGCCAACGAGCTGGCCGAGCTGGAACGTCGGGCCTGGGGCGAGAACCTGACCCTCGCGGCGCATCGCGAAGAAGATGGTGCGGTCGGCCTGCAATCGCTCAATCGCGCCTGGCAGCAACTGACCGCGGCTCAACGCCAGGAACCGCAACTGGTACTGGCCTATGCCGAACAGCTGCGCCAATTGGGCGCCGAGGCCGAGGCCGAAGAAGTGCTGCGTGTCGCTCTCAAGCGCAAGTACGACAGCCATCTGGCGCGGCTTTACGGCTTGCTGCGCGGCAGTGATCCGGCGCGGCAGCTGCAGTTCGCCGAGCAGTGGCTCAAGGATCATCCGAACGATCCGAGCCTGCTGCTGACCCTGGGTCGCCTGTGCCTGCAAACCAGCCTCTGGGGCAAGGCGCGGGACTATCTGGAAAGCAGCCTGCGTCTGCAGCGCAACCCTGAGGCTTGCGCCGAGCTGGCCCGGTTGCTGGCGCAGCTGGGCGATACCGAGCGCAGCAACCAGCTGTTCCAGGAGGGTCTGGGGCTGTTGGACGAGCGCCTCCTGGCATCGCCGTTGCCGGTGCCCGCCAGGGTATAA
- a CDS encoding disulfide bond formation protein B has protein sequence MSLAGSRLLFSLVFFTGASALWASFHLEYGIGLEPCLLWVVQRFFALLLTSISLVAVVQGPQYPASALYWLLELLCSLAGVVTAGRHVLLQNIPSDQLLACLPDMPFMLGNLSWGHALQLVFTGTAQCAEVNWTLLDMSAAEWSLLFFIAVMILSAYRLVRLLPRGRRRAAAT, from the coding sequence ATGTCGCTGGCCGGCTCACGCTTGCTGTTCTCCCTTGTGTTTTTTACCGGTGCCTCGGCCCTGTGGGCTTCGTTTCACCTGGAGTACGGGATTGGGCTCGAGCCTTGCCTGCTGTGGGTGGTGCAACGATTCTTCGCGCTGCTGTTGACTTCGATCAGCCTGGTCGCGGTCGTGCAGGGGCCACAATACCCGGCGAGTGCCCTATATTGGCTGCTGGAACTGCTCTGCAGCCTGGCGGGTGTGGTCACGGCAGGGCGCCATGTGCTGCTGCAGAACATTCCTTCGGATCAGTTGCTGGCGTGCTTGCCGGACATGCCGTTCATGCTTGGCAATCTGTCTTGGGGACATGCCTTGCAGTTGGTTTTCACCGGGACCGCGCAGTGCGCGGAGGTCAACTGGACGCTGCTGGACATGAGCGCCGCGGAGTGGAGCCTGCTGTTTTTCATCGCTGTGATGATTTTGAGTGCCTATCGCCTGGTGCGGCTTCTACCACGGGGCCGGCGCAGGGCGGCCGCGACCTGA
- a CDS encoding uroporphyrinogen-III C-methyltransferase, giving the protein MSETALPKDDVQPVIDAPAEPATPAPQRRGNGLAILALLLGAAGVAAGGWGVWQVRSLQANNQQQLGQLQALGDEAQSLKLNEQRLMARLEQLPAADELEERRRLVAQLQGDQQRLNQKLESVLGASRKDWRLAEAEHLLRLASLRLSALQDISSAQALVQGADEILREQNDPGSFAAREQLAKSLAALRSTEQPDRTGLFLQLGALRDQVTELTELAPEYRDRGDSLLGLTADGDGASRWAQWWDQISRYIRIDFNADKNVRPLLAGQSLTQVRLALSLALEQAQWAALNGQAPVYTQALAEARDVLKGNFNQDNPQSKLMLERVSELSKQPVTVQTPDLTKTLSAVQAYLERRNLSAEESVKPLAKPAANAPQETSP; this is encoded by the coding sequence GTGAGCGAAACAGCCTTGCCTAAAGATGATGTCCAGCCGGTTATCGATGCGCCGGCTGAACCCGCAACCCCTGCTCCGCAGCGTCGCGGCAACGGGTTGGCGATCCTCGCCCTGTTGCTGGGGGCGGCCGGTGTCGCTGCCGGCGGCTGGGGTGTCTGGCAGGTGCGCAGCCTGCAGGCCAACAATCAACAGCAGTTGGGGCAGTTGCAGGCCCTGGGTGATGAGGCGCAGAGCCTGAAGCTCAATGAGCAGCGCCTGATGGCACGCCTGGAGCAATTGCCGGCGGCCGATGAACTGGAAGAGCGCCGCCGTCTGGTCGCGCAGTTGCAGGGCGACCAGCAGCGACTCAATCAGAAGCTGGAGAGCGTGCTGGGTGCCAGCCGCAAGGACTGGCGTCTGGCCGAGGCGGAGCATCTGTTGCGTCTGGCCAGCCTGCGCCTTTCGGCCTTGCAGGACATCAGCAGCGCCCAGGCCCTGGTGCAGGGCGCCGACGAGATCCTGCGCGAGCAGAACGATCCCGGCTCTTTCGCCGCGCGCGAGCAGTTGGCCAAGAGCCTCGCGGCCCTGCGCAGCACCGAACAGCCGGATCGCACCGGACTGTTCCTGCAACTGGGCGCACTGCGCGACCAGGTGACCGAACTCACCGAGCTGGCCCCCGAGTATCGCGACCGTGGCGATTCGCTGCTGGGCCTGACCGCCGACGGCGACGGCGCCAGCCGCTGGGCGCAATGGTGGGACCAGATCTCGCGTTACATTCGTATCGACTTCAACGCGGACAAGAACGTGCGGCCGCTGCTCGCCGGGCAAAGCCTGACGCAGGTGCGCCTGGCCTTGAGCCTGGCCCTGGAGCAGGCCCAGTGGGCGGCGTTGAATGGCCAGGCGCCGGTGTACACCCAGGCGCTGGCGGAAGCCCGCGATGTGTTGAAGGGCAACTTCAATCAGGACAACCCGCAGAGCAAGCTCATGCTGGAGCGCGTGTCCGAACTGAGCAAACAGCCGGTCACCGTGCAGACGCCGGACCTGACCAAGACCCTGAGCGCCGTTCAGGCCTACCTGGAACGGCGCAACCTGAGCGCTGAAGAGTCGGTGAAACCACTGGCCAAGCCTGCTGCGAATGCCCCGCAGGAGACCAGCCCATGA
- a CDS encoding uroporphyrinogen-III synthase gives MSDWRVLLTRPTDESALLAEVLGEAGVFSSSLPLLEIQALPFDDTQRARVLELHRYCAVIVVSKPAARMAVQLLEQFWPQPPSQRWFSVGAATAQILADHGQDVFFPEQGDDSEALLELPQLREAIARPAPRVLIVRGEGGRELLAERLRSQGASVDYLELYRRDLPRYADGVLMQRIQAERLNGLVVSSGQGFEHLQQLAGEAWPQVARLPLFVPSPRVAEMARAAGAEKVVDCRGASAAALLTALREHPVPVL, from the coding sequence GTGAGCGACTGGCGTGTGCTGCTGACCCGGCCCACGGACGAGTCAGCGCTGCTGGCTGAGGTTCTGGGCGAAGCGGGAGTTTTCAGCAGCAGCCTGCCGTTGCTGGAAATCCAGGCCCTGCCTTTTGACGATACCCAGCGCGCCAGAGTGCTTGAGCTGCACCGGTACTGCGCGGTGATCGTGGTCAGCAAGCCGGCCGCGCGAATGGCCGTGCAACTGCTCGAGCAGTTCTGGCCGCAGCCGCCGAGCCAGCGCTGGTTCAGTGTGGGCGCCGCGACGGCGCAGATTCTGGCCGATCACGGCCAGGATGTTTTTTTCCCCGAGCAAGGCGATGACAGTGAAGCCTTGCTTGAACTTCCCCAGTTGCGCGAGGCTATTGCACGGCCTGCTCCACGGGTGCTGATCGTGCGCGGGGAGGGTGGTCGCGAGCTGCTGGCTGAGCGTTTGCGCAGCCAAGGTGCTAGTGTCGATTATCTGGAGCTGTACCGTCGCGACCTGCCGCGCTATGCCGACGGAGTCCTGATGCAACGCATCCAGGCGGAACGCTTGAATGGGCTGGTGGTCAGCAGTGGGCAGGGTTTCGAGCACTTGCAGCAGTTGGCCGGCGAGGCCTGGCCACAGGTGGCGCGGCTGCCGTTGTTTGTACCGAGCCCCCGGGTCGCCGAAATGGCGCGTGCCGCCGGGGCCGAGAAAGTTGTGGATTGTCGTGGCGCCAGCGCCGCGGCCTTGCTAACGGCGTTACGGGAGCACCCCGTGCCCGTTCTCTAA
- the argH gene encoding argininosuccinate lyase — protein MSTDKTNQSWGGRFSEPVDAFVARFTASVTFDQRLYRHDIMGSIAHATMLAKVGVLTDAERDSIIDGLKTIQGEIEAGTFDWRVDLEDVHMNIEARLTDRIGVTGKKLHTGRSRNDQVATDIRLWLRDEIDLILAEITRLQKGLLEQAEREADTIMPGFTHLQTAQPVTFGHHMLAWFEMLSRDYERLVDCRKRTNRMPLGSAALAGTTYPIDRELTCQLLGFDAVGGNSLDNVSDRDFAIEFCAAASVAMMHLSRFSEELVLWTSAQFQFIDLPDRFCTGSSIMPQKKNPDVPELVRGKSGRVFGALMGLLTLMKGQPLAYNKDNQEDKEPLFDAADTLRDSLRAFADMIPAIKPKHAMMREAALRGFSTATDLADYLVRRGLPFRDCHEIVGHAVKYGVETGKDLAEMSLEELRKFSDQIDQDVFAVLTLEGSVNARDHIGGTAPAQVKAAVVRGQALLSSR, from the coding sequence ATGAGCACTGACAAGACCAATCAGTCCTGGGGCGGCCGCTTCAGTGAGCCCGTCGACGCCTTCGTCGCCCGCTTCACCGCCTCCGTCACTTTCGACCAGCGCCTCTATCGTCACGACATCATGGGCTCGATCGCCCACGCCACCATGCTGGCCAAGGTCGGCGTACTGACCGATGCCGAACGCGACAGCATCATCGACGGTCTGAAAACCATCCAGGGCGAAATCGAGGCGGGCACCTTCGACTGGCGCGTCGATCTGGAAGACGTGCACATGAACATCGAAGCACGCCTGACCGACCGCATTGGCGTCACCGGCAAGAAGCTGCACACCGGCCGCAGCCGCAATGACCAGGTGGCCACCGATATCCGTCTGTGGCTGCGCGACGAAATCGATCTGATCCTGGCGGAAATCACCCGCCTGCAAAAAGGCCTGCTGGAACAAGCCGAGCGCGAAGCCGACACCATCATGCCGGGCTTCACCCACCTGCAGACTGCACAGCCTGTGACCTTCGGTCATCACATGCTGGCCTGGTTCGAGATGCTCAGCCGCGACTACGAGCGTCTGGTCGATTGCCGCAAGCGCACCAACCGCATGCCTCTGGGCAGCGCCGCGCTGGCCGGCACCACCTACCCGATCGACCGCGAGCTGACCTGCCAGCTGCTGGGCTTCGACGCCGTCGGTGGCAACTCGCTGGACAATGTGTCTGATCGCGATTTCGCCATTGAGTTCTGCGCCGCCGCCAGCGTGGCCATGATGCACCTGTCGCGTTTCTCCGAAGAGCTGGTGCTGTGGACCAGCGCGCAGTTCCAGTTCATCGATCTGCCCGACCGCTTCTGCACCGGCAGCTCGATCATGCCGCAAAAGAAAAACCCGGACGTTCCGGAGCTGGTTCGTGGCAAGAGCGGTCGCGTGTTCGGCGCCCTGATGGGCCTGCTGACGCTGATGAAGGGCCAGCCCCTGGCCTACAACAAGGACAACCAGGAAGACAAGGAACCGCTGTTCGACGCCGCCGACACCCTGCGCGACTCGCTGCGCGCCTTCGCCGACATGATCCCGGCGATCAAGCCCAAGCACGCGATGATGCGCGAAGCGGCGCTGCGCGGTTTCTCCACCGCCACCGACCTGGCGGACTACCTGGTACGCCGTGGCCTGCCATTCCGCGATTGCCACGAGATCGTTGGCCACGCTGTGAAGTACGGCGTGGAAACCGGCAAGGACCTGGCGGAAATGAGCCTGGAAGAACTGCGCAAGTTCAGCGACCAGATCGACCAGGACGTGTTTGCCGTGCTGACCCTGGAAGGCTCGGTCAATGCCCGTGACCACATCGGCGGCACCGCGCCAGCTCAAGTCAAGGCGGCGGTGGTTCGTGGCCAGGCGTTGCTGAGCAGCCGCTAA
- a CDS encoding LytR/AlgR family response regulator transcription factor — MNVLIVDDEPLARERLSRMVSELEGYSVLEPSATNGEEALALIDSLKPDIVLLDIRMPGLDGLQVAARLCEREAPPAVVFCAAPDEFALEAFDVSEVGHLLKPVRSEYLLEALKKADRPNRVQLAALTRPAAESGSGPRSHISARTRKGIELIPLDQVVYFIADHKYVTLRHESGEVLLDEPLKALEDEFGERFVRIHRNALVARERIERLQRTPLGHFQLFLKGLNGDALIVSRRHVAGVRKMMQQL; from the coding sequence ATGAATGTCCTGATCGTTGATGACGAACCCCTAGCCCGCGAGCGACTGAGCCGTATGGTCAGTGAGCTTGAGGGATACAGTGTCCTGGAGCCCAGCGCCACCAATGGCGAAGAGGCATTGGCCCTGATCGACAGCCTGAAACCGGATATCGTGCTTCTCGACATCCGCATGCCGGGTCTCGATGGCCTGCAGGTTGCCGCCCGCCTGTGCGAACGCGAAGCGCCGCCAGCCGTGGTGTTTTGTGCCGCCCCTGATGAATTCGCCCTCGAGGCTTTTGATGTCAGCGAAGTCGGTCACCTGCTCAAACCGGTGCGTTCCGAGTATCTGCTCGAGGCGCTGAAGAAGGCCGACCGCCCCAACAGGGTCCAGCTCGCGGCCCTGACCCGGCCCGCCGCCGAAAGCGGCAGCGGCCCCCGTAGTCATATCAGTGCGCGCACCCGCAAAGGTATCGAGCTGATCCCGCTGGATCAGGTCGTCTATTTCATTGCCGACCACAAATACGTGACCTTGCGCCATGAAAGCGGCGAAGTCCTGCTGGACGAACCCCTGAAGGCGTTGGAAGACGAGTTTGGCGAGCGTTTCGTACGCATCCATCGCAACGCCCTGGTGGCCCGCGAACGCATCGAACGCCTGCAGCGTACGCCGCTGGGACATTTCCAGCTGTTCCTCAAGGGGCTCAATGGTGATGCGCTGATCGTCAGCCGACGGCATGTGGCCGGCGTGCGCAAGATGATGCAGCAGCTCTAG